Proteins encoded together in one Impatiens glandulifera chromosome 1, dImpGla2.1, whole genome shotgun sequence window:
- the LOC124922649 gene encoding trehalose-phosphate phosphatase B-like, translating into MGFPQLNVDDENERVNSMLYESWLTKHPSALNSFDQMLNSALGRKIVVFLDYDGTLSNIVDNPDLAYMTPQMQKTLKKVVQCFPTAIISGRGREKVRDFVELDNVWYAGSHGLDIAAPLQSFKYGDPKHQTRVLDKMGNEIVLFQPAKKYLPEIQKLLVTLDEKTKDINGVLIENNTFCVSVHFRHVNDEDYSTLENLVKSVVKEYQCFRMAKGKMVFEIRPNMEWNKGHALNYFLDTLGFGNSDEFIPLYIGDDRTDEDAFKAIRIRGEGFPIIVSSSPRETKALYSLKNPSEVNKFLSRLVRWYSIKFSEKSS; encoded by the exons ATGGGGTTTCCACAATTGAATGTTGACGACGAGAATGAACGCGTCAATTCCATGCTTTACGAGTCTTGGCTG acTAAACATCCATCGGCGTTGAACTCATTTGATCAAATGTTAAACTCCGCACTCGGTAGAAAGATCGTGGTTTTCCTTGATTATGATGGAACTCTTTCCAACATTGTCGATAATCCTGACCTTGCTTACATGACTCCTCAG ATGCAAAAGACGCTCAAGAAAGTTGTACAATGCTTCCCAACCGCGATTATAAGTGGAAGGGGACGAGAAAAAGTTCGTGATTTTGTTGAACTCGATAATGTTTGGTATGCTGGAAGTCACGGGCTCGATATAGCTGCTCCCTTGCAGTCTTTTAAGTATGGTGATCCAAAACATCAGACTAGGGTTTTAGACAAAATG GGGAATGAAATTGTTCTTTTCCAACCTGCAAAGAAATACTTGCCCGAAATTCAAAAGTTGCTCGTAACGTTAGATGAGAAGACGAAAGACATAAATGGCGTCTTGATAGAGAACAACACATTTTGTGTTTCTGTGCATTTTCGACACGTCAATGACGAG GACTATTCTACCCTTGAGAACTTGGTGAAGTCTGTAGTTAAAGAATATCAATGTTTTAGAATGGCTAAGGGCAAAATGGTCTTTGAGATTCGTCCCAACATGGAGTGGAATAAAGGCCATGCACTGAACTACTTCTTAGACACTCTTGGATTCGGCAACTCGGATGAATTTATTCCATTATACATTGGAGATGATCGAACAGATGAAGATGCTTTTAAG GCCATTAGGATTAGAGGAGAAGGTTTTCCGATAATTGTTTCTTCATCCCCAAGGGAGACAAAGGCTTTGTACTCGCTAAAGAACCCATCGGAAGTAAACAAATTTTTATCGCGTTTGGTCCGATGGTATTCGATCAAGTTTTCGGAAAAGTCAAGCTAG